A genomic region of Zalophus californianus isolate mZalCal1 chromosome 1, mZalCal1.pri.v2, whole genome shotgun sequence contains the following coding sequences:
- the GIPC1 gene encoding PDZ domain-containing protein GIPC1 isoform X1 has product MPLGLGRRKKAPPLVENEEAEPGRGGLGVGEPGPLGGGGAGGPQMGLPPPPPALRPRLVFHTQLAHGSPTGRIEGFTNVKELYGKIAEAFRLPAAEVMFCTLNTHKVDMDKLLGGQIGLEDFIFAHIKGQRKEVEVFKSEEALGLTITDNGAGYAFIKRIKEGSVIDHIQLISVGDMIEAINGQSLLGCRHYEVARLLKELPRGRTFTLKLTEPRKAFGEGPASWTTAVSLGSGHSGRETPAGGTQGQPAAVEDMIGVRSGGGRPGSGPQLGTGRGTLRLRSRGPATVEDVPSAFEEKAIEKVDDLLESYMGIRDTELAATMVELGKDKRNPDELAEALDERLGDFAFPDEFVFDVWGAIGDAKVGRF; this is encoded by the exons ATGCCGCTGGGACTGGGGCGGCGGAAAAAGGCGCCGCCTCTGGTGGAAAATGAGGAGGCTGAGCCAGGCCGTGGGGGGCTGGGCGTGGGGGagccggggcccctgggtgggggtggggcaggggggcccCAAATgggcctgcctccccctcccccagccctgcggCCCCGCCTCGTGTTCCACACCCAGCTGGCCCACGGCAGTCCCACGGGCCGCATCGAGGGCTtcaccaatgtcaaggagctgtACGGCAAGATCGCCGAGGCCTTCCGGCTGCCAGCTGCTGAG GTGATGTTCTGTACCCTCAACACCCACAAAGTGGACATGGACAAGCTCTTGGGAGGCCAGATCGGGCTGGAGGACTTCATCTTTGCCCACATCAAGGGGCAGCGCAAGGAGGTAGAGGTGTTCAAGTCAGAGGAGGCGCTGGGGCTCACCATCACTGACAACGGGGCCGGCTATGCCTTCATCAAG CGCATTAAGGAGGGAAGCGTGATTGATCACATCCAGCTCATCAGCGTGGGTGACATGATTGAGGCCATCAACGGGCAGAGTCTGCTGGGCTGCCGACACTACGAGGTGGCCCGTCTGCTCAAGGAGCTGCCCCGAGGCCGCACCTTCACGCTGAAGCTCACAGAGCCCCGCAAGGCCTTTGGTGAGGGGCCTGCCTCCTGGACCACTGCTGTTAGCTTGGGTTCAGGCCACAGTGGCAGGGAGACACCAGCAGGTGGCACCCAAGGCCAGCCAGCTGCAGTAGAAG ACATGATCGGTGTACGCTCAGGGGGTGGCCGCCCTGGCTCTGGCCCCCAGCTGGGCACTGGCCGAGGGACCCTCCGGCTCAGATCCCGCGGCCCTGCCACAGTAGAGGATGTG ccctcaGCCTTTGAGGAGAAGGCGATTGAGAAGGTGGATGACCTGCTGGAGAGTTACATGGGCATCAGGGACACGGAGTTGG CGGCCACCATGGTGGAGCTTGGAAAGGACAAAAGGAACCCAGATGAGCTAGCCGAGGCCCTGGATGAACGGCTTGGTGACTTTGCCTTCCCTGATGAGTTCGTCTTTGACGTCTGGGGTGCCATTGGGGATGCCAAGGTCGGCCGCTTCTAG
- the GIPC1 gene encoding PDZ domain-containing protein GIPC1 isoform X2: MPLGLGRRKKAPPLVENEEAEPGRGGLGVGEPGPLGGGGAGGPQMGLPPPPPALRPRLVFHTQLAHGSPTGRIEGFTNVKELYGKIAEAFRLPAAEVMFCTLNTHKVDMDKLLGGQIGLEDFIFAHIKGQRKEVEVFKSEEALGLTITDNGAGYAFIKRIKEGSVIDHIQLISVGDMIEAINGQSLLGCRHYEVARLLKELPRGRTFTLKLTEPRKAFDMIGVRSGGGRPGSGPQLGTGRGTLRLRSRGPATVEDVPSAFEEKAIEKVDDLLESYMGIRDTELAATMVELGKDKRNPDELAEALDERLGDFAFPDEFVFDVWGAIGDAKVGRF; encoded by the exons ATGCCGCTGGGACTGGGGCGGCGGAAAAAGGCGCCGCCTCTGGTGGAAAATGAGGAGGCTGAGCCAGGCCGTGGGGGGCTGGGCGTGGGGGagccggggcccctgggtgggggtggggcaggggggcccCAAATgggcctgcctccccctcccccagccctgcggCCCCGCCTCGTGTTCCACACCCAGCTGGCCCACGGCAGTCCCACGGGCCGCATCGAGGGCTtcaccaatgtcaaggagctgtACGGCAAGATCGCCGAGGCCTTCCGGCTGCCAGCTGCTGAG GTGATGTTCTGTACCCTCAACACCCACAAAGTGGACATGGACAAGCTCTTGGGAGGCCAGATCGGGCTGGAGGACTTCATCTTTGCCCACATCAAGGGGCAGCGCAAGGAGGTAGAGGTGTTCAAGTCAGAGGAGGCGCTGGGGCTCACCATCACTGACAACGGGGCCGGCTATGCCTTCATCAAG CGCATTAAGGAGGGAAGCGTGATTGATCACATCCAGCTCATCAGCGTGGGTGACATGATTGAGGCCATCAACGGGCAGAGTCTGCTGGGCTGCCGACACTACGAGGTGGCCCGTCTGCTCAAGGAGCTGCCCCGAGGCCGCACCTTCACGCTGAAGCTCACAGAGCCCCGCAAGGCCTTTG ACATGATCGGTGTACGCTCAGGGGGTGGCCGCCCTGGCTCTGGCCCCCAGCTGGGCACTGGCCGAGGGACCCTCCGGCTCAGATCCCGCGGCCCTGCCACAGTAGAGGATGTG ccctcaGCCTTTGAGGAGAAGGCGATTGAGAAGGTGGATGACCTGCTGGAGAGTTACATGGGCATCAGGGACACGGAGTTGG CGGCCACCATGGTGGAGCTTGGAAAGGACAAAAGGAACCCAGATGAGCTAGCCGAGGCCCTGGATGAACGGCTTGGTGACTTTGCCTTCCCTGATGAGTTCGTCTTTGACGTCTGGGGTGCCATTGGGGATGCCAAGGTCGGCCGCTTCTAG